The Salvia splendens isolate huo1 chromosome 20, SspV2, whole genome shotgun sequence nucleotide sequence ATTACACAGTTCGCTTACCGGTCTGGTTTTTTAAAACCTTGCTTTACATAAACCCCTTCTTCTCATTCAACAACCTCACAATCTCCCCCTTGCTCAAGCTCTCCAAGCTTCAGTAATGGcaactaccaccaccaccactacctcCAAATACGAACACGAACGCGCCAGGGACATGTGGCGGCGCTGTTTGGCGTCGGCCTTCCGCACGGCGCTGGCGTGCACCATAGTGGGCGTGGCCACCCTCTACGGCCCTGCCTACATCAGCCGCCACGTGTCATTCCCGGCCTTCTCCTACGTCACCGTCATCCTCATCGTCACCGACGCCACGCTGGGCGACACGCTGCGCGGCTGCTGGCTGGCGCTCTACGCCACCGCTCTCGGTGTCTTCCCGGCCATCCTCAGCCTCTGGCTCATCGGCCCCGGACGcctcaccaccaccaccaccaccacctccgcgGTCGTCGCGGTCAGCGCCTTCGTCGTGGCGCTGCCCGAGAGCACCCACCTCGTCGCCAAGCGGATAGCCCTCGGCCAGATTGTTCTAGTGTACGTCATTGCTTTCGTCATTGGTGGCCGCACCGAGCCCGTCATGCACCCGCTCCACCTAGCCGCCAGCACCGCCCTCGGCACGGCTGCCTGCGTTTTGGCCCTCCTGCTGCCCGTCCCTTGCCTCGCGTACCGGCAGGTAGCGCCATGCATGACAATtgcatgaaaaaaaaaatcacgatAAAAAATTCTGTAGTCAGAACATTTTGGCTTTGGCTTGTGGTATGTCCAGGTCCAGTCAATTACAATTTAAGAAATATAGCGAATATTTCTGCAATTGTGATTGACTGGTCACACCATAAAGCAATATATTCAGACTGCTGAAATTTTTATTCGAAAATCACATGCACAAACGATCAAATGTTGAAtagttatatatatttattgaatttcAGGTGACAGAAAACTGCAAGCTGTATATAGATAATGCGTCGAAGAGATTGAAACTGTTCATCACGGCATTCTCTGCAGACGACAAGGCATCGCCCAAGATGTTGATATGTCAAGCCAAATCTCTTACCAAGCCAGCAAATAAATTTCTTCATTGCATCAAATCCAAAGAAGTACGTGTATTAGTCTAGTAGTTGAGTGGTTAATGTCCGAGTCCAGTCTTTAAAGTTTCTATTTATTGATGACAACTGATTATTTGAGCAGGAAAGCATGCAGTGGGAGAGAGAGCCAATCAAGTTTCTGAAATCATACAAGAAGAATCCAGGAGAGCCATTGCAAGGCCTCGAAACAATCCTGAGAGGAATGGAAAACGCTCTCGAAAACTGCTCCGAGTTCCCAGTCGCATTCATGAACGACGACGCACAACTCAAACACGACTTATCGTGCATCGAAGAGAAAATCATGAACCAAGTGAGCAACATGGCCTTACAAAACTCAGTCCTCCCACAACCCGACGACGACGAAGAACAGAACAAGTTCCTCCAAACACTTCAGCCCTCATCACTAAGTCTTAACGACTTGCCCTCTTTGTTCTTCGTCTTCTGCCTCAAGCTCCTTCACTCCAAACCATCGCCAAATCAGACTAAAACACCGAAAGAGTCAGACAAAGAGAATCAGCCCTTCCTGGTCAAGCTGTGGAATACCAAACCAACTCTGATAAACAGAGGAAGATTAATGCCAGCACTAAAATGCTCGTTATCGTTAGGATTGGCAGTGTTTTTCGGGCTGTTATACAGCAAGGAAAACGGATTCTGGTCGGGGCTGCCAGTGGCGATAAGCCTCGCCTCATCAAGGGAGGCGACGTTCAAAGTCGCAAACATCAAAGCCCAGGGGACAGTTTTTGGAACAGTGTATGGAGTGATAGGCTGCTTCGTGTTCGAAAGCTATGTGAAGATAAGGTTCGTCTCTCTGCTTCCGTGGTTCATCTTCAGCTCTTTCCTGCGGCAGAGCAGGATGTACGGCCAGGCCGGGGGAGTCTCTGCCATCATCGGAGCCTTGTTGATTCTTGGGAGGAAAAACTTTGGCACTCCTAGCGAATTCGCCATCGCTAGGATCACTGAGACGTTTATCGGGCTGTCATGTTCGATAATGGTGGATATTCTTCTGCAGCCCACCAGGGCTTCTGCCCTGGCGAAGGTGCAGTTATCTGCGAGCCTGCGCTCGTTGCATGAGGCCGTGGAGGCTGTTAGCGTGGAGTACTTGTCGGGATTGGAGGAGAGGCTGAGGAAGCTGAGGGTGGATGTGATTGAGTTTGGGAAGTTGATTGAGGAAGCGCAGGCCGAGCCGAACTTCTGGTTCTTGCCATTTCATGGCGCTTGCTATGCGAAGCTGAATGTGTCTCTGTTGAAAATGGTGGATTACTTGTATTTCGGGAGCCAAGCGCTTGGATATTTCGAGGAGGAATGCAGAGATTTGAGTAGTAAGACAAAGGTGGAGTCTGAACTAAAGGTATTCAAGGATGTTGTTTGTTGTGGGGTGAAGTGTCTTGAGGAGGTTATTTTGGTAAAATCGGTGGCGGGGCTCGTGGGGGAGGGCGGGGTTGATCTGGAGATGGGGAGGCCGGGAAGGGACGACGAGGAGATGATTAAGAGGGCGGTGTCAATTGTTAGGGAGGGGGAGAGTGGGGAGTTTTTGAGTTTGGGGGCATTGGTTTATTGCATGGATGGGATGTTGAAAGAGAGCAAAGAGATTGAGAAGGGGATCAAAGAGGTTGTACAGTGGGAGAAGATTTGAATACAATTGTGTGTAAATTAGGAGCTTTGAAGAAAAGTGTAACAAGTTGAAATGGCAATTCATATTTGACAGCATTTGCCAATAATAGTACATTACATTTAACCTTTAATGATTAATGCACACAATTTCGTAATTGCACTTGCAAGTAATGAAAGATGAACTCTGTATCTAACTATGTAGCAATGGCCTTCTTCAATGTATAGTTCTAAATCCGACTCATCCATCCATACAACAAGAGGTTATGGTTTCGAATAACTCTCTACTTCGACTATGAGTTTCTCTCATGATCCACAAGATGGAGTGAGATGAGTTTGTGGTCGTTGGATCAACTAGTAGTTAGTTCTTTTTTTTCTGGTTAAATAGTTAGTTTTCTTGGAGATTAGTTGGTTTTGTTAGTTGAGTTGTTTGTGCATGAGATGTagccatccacaatagtggatgATCGAATCGTCCGAGCTATCATCCACTATTGCAGCTCCTCGCCCCAACCCCTCGCCCAGTCCCCAGACACCTGCCCTCCACCAAGGTCGCGCCTTAAGGCCGGCCGATAGGTTTTCCGGGCTATCGTCCGTTATTGCGAGCACCTGGACGatgaattttgtgttttttttttcatttttcactttataTATAAATCTCATTTTCACCTTCATTTCTCACTCCTTTTAATGTTTGTTGTtttgatattctattttatttagtaatattgaaatttttaaaaagataaaatagtGGTGAAGTGAAAAATAGGGATAGGGACGGTGTATGGTCCGGGCTATCACAGGTATATGAGTTGGAAGATAAAATACTGACTTTGCAGAGAAAAAATGGAGATAGGATAGTGTAAAGACTATTGTAAATGCCCTAAGAGCAAATTAAATCTCACTTGAATAAGTACCACTAATAGCTATGTAATGAATTCTTAAATATATCGGAATCTATAAGCTGGTCGATCAGTGATTCAGTATACAGAAATATATTAAGATGATTTTATGAGTTTTGAGTTCTAAAAATTGTTGAATAAATTAATACACTTGCAAAAAAACATAGCAAAACGATTTCATCCAACATAACATAGCACCAATATATCATGAATCATCAATCATGATATATCAAAATAATTCGATGAATATCTAACACTATTGATTTTATGGTTTGGGCATGAAATCAGAGATTCGGTCCTTATTTACATTAATGGAGCAAATAATTCCAATTTCATTACTACCTAGCGCGTTGAACGTTAGAATTAGTATACAAGATCACAAATAATTGTTTATATTATTGAAAATCAATTTGAACTCATCTTATGATCCTATCTATATGCGCAGAAAAAAAATCAGTACATTTACAAAATGCGTAGAAAATTGCTTTCCCATATTTTTTGTCCAAACAAAGGGATGTCATGCGATTAGAACTTATAATTTGATCTTATTATATTCCTTCCTTCCGTTCCATTATAAGTAATTCATATTCCATTTAAAGTGAtgaatttcaatttttgtttttggcaaaaatacacacatctaATAATACTTCTCAAAACAAAAGTAAACAAGAATAAATACAAATGGCAAAGTTGgttggaatggtatgaagagatATAATACATGTAACGATTTCCTATAGTTTGGAGCATTTCTGAAAAAATGATGCGTCGTTAGGTAATTGTCATTTAGTATctattgtttattttttagaataaaatgtCACGTAGAACTTCATGCAATCGGAATATTGACGTGGCAGCCAAAATTTTACATCAATTAACCATATTACAAGTTGATTGTCTAAATTTACACATTCAATATCCAAATTATACGTGGAGTTGTAGATTATCCAAAATTGCACATGGATTATTCTATTGAAGTGTAATCTCGACTTATCTTAGCTTTTAAGATTTTTATCGAAATAAGGAGTGCATGCCACTTTCTAGTTACCTACAAGATACAAGCTATTTACGATTTGATTTCAAGTAAACGAGATACAATGTAGTAACATTCCAAGCATGCCAACAACCCTCCCTCCAATGACTACCACCTACAAGATACAAACAAAGCTAATAAATCAAATCGCCCgcacgggcttaactcagttggttcctgggtggtagattgtccctaagcagacaggatcgaatgctggcagccgcagtgtgggagtttcaccactgtggtggctccttgtgtgctggttaccagtgtaagttcctcccacctaatgagccgctgaggtaccgtgtttgaacccctccatagcgatgtcgggccgggttatgggggcgcctggggtgagcgaatcaccttttgtccctaagCTAATAAATCAAATGAGGTACCAGAGGCTAGAAACCAAGTTAAGTAAGAGTAGGGGACAACTGCACTCCCACAACCGAAAGTTGCATAAGAAAGACAAGGCcattaattattccatgaaacAAGCCAAATTGCAGTTAAAGTTTGCTGAGAGGATTTGCTGCAAGAAGAGAACAAAGTACTAATACAACAGCTCCATTTAATTCCTAGAGTACACCCCTATACTACCCCAAGAGAACAACCAACATATAGCAAAGTAACAGATTCACTCCTGCACACAATCTGCTTTAcagatttttttttcagttaCAAAACCTCTATATATGTATGCCCCCACCCAATACCACTCCTTTACCTCAACACTGCAGTcagaaaccgagagagagagtgagtttGTGTGAAAGGGGCAGTGAATGGACTAAACTAGCAAGAGCACATCAATTTCTCTTCCAGTTTCATCACCACAGCAGGTAACTCACACAAAACCCTCCTTGTAACTCATTTTCACCCATGTAGAACGATAGCATCTATCTCATGACACGATTTTTGAACCCTTATACATGAACCATAGAGCTTTAGTTCACTTCTAATAAACACCACCATACCCTCTACATCATATAGATCAAGTAGAGAGCACAAGAACATAGAGTTCCAATAGGATCCTCACATCAACATTAGCAAATCCATCCAAATCCTTCCACAGTAATTCATGTATAGGGTGAGAACTCACCACAGTGCGCTACACGCTCCCAAAGGAAAATCAAAACTTTAATACTAATAGCCATCATCGATGAAACCTTGTGACCAAAACAATAAGAACAAACTCTTCCCCAAGATCAAAACTTTAGAATACTCAATACCCCAACACCACATGGATACTGCCATAACTTATAGAAATTGAGTGAAAAGGGAAAGGGGGAAGAGGACTTAGCTTAGGCGACGGGATGTCCGGCGTCGAGCAAGCGCGAAGCGGCGGAGGTAGCGCAGGCAGCGACTCTGCTCGCCGAGACTGACTGCGCGACGGAGCGCGCGGCGCTGCTGTTCGCCGAGGATGTTCCTACCGTTGCGAGAAGTTCCCACTGTCGAGGGAGAAAACTCGACGGGGACAGGGACCCGCATCCGGTGGCGGTGCTGCGATCGCCGGAAAAGAGGGGTTTGGCGGAGGAGAAACCGCCGCTGTTTCGTTCAATTTGGGAATCCCAAAATTGGAAATTGGGGATCTTCTAATTTTCGCTAAGAGTGAGAAATAGAGAAGGGAGAGAGACGCCGGAGGGTGTGAACGGCGGTGGCGATTTCGCCGAGAAGAAGGTGAGAGAGATTGGAAATGCGAGGCTGTTTTTCTTTTAGGTCAggtttggttgccaggattctgtctgggaaagtaatctgattccttaaattttaaattcttgtgtttgtttctgtttttaatcaaactgagaaagtaatcaaaattctgaaacaataaaagttagtacaactttccaggattctgaatcctaacccTTCTTagttattctttttcccagttttaggattcttacatatttaatgcaatatagtatagtgttattattattattattattattattattattattattattattattattatcattattatttttattatttttattattattattatttataatgttttaaaaataatttaaaagtataaaccatacttaatttcaggataataaataacaataattcaaattataataattataactatattattaatatttatatttaatttttattatcataataatataataattattactttataaattagtaattaacaataaaattgaagtaaaattttaaattataaaatttattcaattaaaaattaattaaatataataataataataataataataataatcttttattattatattattatatattatgatgtataatccatatttaaactatccatcgtaataataaataaaataatataattattatcatttgtaattaataatttattaaataatatgtattattattttttataaataaaaaatgataagtatatttttagtttagtgtttaaatcaaatataaactttaaaatcttgatattttccaaacacgggaaagtaaagttattagaaatcaaaTTCCCAGGATTCATTTTctcaggaatcattttccttgccaactttactttcccgccaaccaaacatggcatAAGGGATTTCAATTGGTGAGGAATGTGAATTTGAGAGAGAAGCGCCGATGGATTAAAGTCAAAGGAGAAGGAAATGAggctatttttttaattattgggcCATAGTGATGAAATAAGACAAGTGGGCTGTCTCCATTTTATGTTCGAATGGGGccaattaattaaagtatgGGATGTTTTAATTAATGAGTTGAGCCTTTTAATTAGTTGGGAATTTGGGCTATAATGTAATTGAAGAAGAGTGCTTGTTTGGACcaagatttaatttggaattaatTTAAAGAAATTGAGCTTGAAGCTTGATTAATTTCCggataatttatttaatttctgaagaTGGAAGATATTTAAGTTGGAGGCACGAAGGGCAGACCGGCGTCACCCTGCGACGCCATGGGTGGCCTTAAGAAAATTTAAAGGAGATAATTTTAATGGATTTttccaagaatccatatttaaaaaaaaagagtgcACAAGAAATTGTgttagagaaaatagaatttctccagatttaattaaagtaaataattaaattctgcAAAGTAGTAAAGCCGAGGTAGGAttaagaaaaatcctataaGACTAGACTAAGATATAAGTGCTATccaataggatgcatgcattcttttctaaaaaaaatagttcaagtactaattagcgtactccgctatttattttcaaaggatAAATTGCTCAAGGGCAAATGAGGCCAAAACGAGTAATTGAGTTGAGGATGGTGGGCattcttttaaaaaatgtgatttttagCATGAATATGTGAAAATTTCTGTACATGTTTGTCAtgtcatgttttgatcttttaTGAATACCTATCTGTTTGGTTATGCCAattatgttaaatcgaattcgagTCCCAATAGGGCCgaaaaccctacttggactagtgtacacatatggggatcatgagctagctttcgagttggctGGTCCAGTGACTGTCGTGGAATGTgtccacattcccggttcacacacgtttcagatatggtatctatgtttatgtgattgAGCAATCAATATTATGAACTAAAGGCATATTTTAGTGACGCGAGCCCTTTTTAAGTAAAACCTTGTGTTCACTCAACTGTGGCTAATAAAACTTTAATGGAACGTATGACTTTTGGCAatatgtccactgagtatatcaaatactcagccctgcatgtttcttttctaatGTACAGGTTGAACGTGAAGGAGGAGCCGAAGGTGCTGAGAAGCGGTAATAATAAGTAGCACTAGGTAGCCCAAAGAagtgtgtcttcacacatactTCTTTGTCTTAGTCTCTTCCGCTACATTAGGAATTTTGTATTAGGAGCTTATAAACCTAATTAACGTactctgatttttttttgttttgccaTGTATCACTTTCGCTTTACGAACCTAATGTTTGAACTTGACCTCCCATTTATGCTTACCTCTTTTATCTTCAAGTTTATTTAGTCACGCTCACTATCACTAGtaagatgtggtcgtgacagtttgATCGCCCAAAATATATTGTACTATGACATAttcctaaaaataaatatataattactaccaaatagttaaatattttccaataaatattttaaataataggACAAAATCGACCATTTATCTTTTTATAGCTACCAATAATATGTTTTGctattattcatattttttttatcatttttaatgaTGAGGTACATATAGCTATTCCGTCTGATCTAagtttagttattttatttttagctatTCCATCTAATCCATGAGTTTATTCATTACTTTAATTTATATAGTATTCTTTTCATTCCAAATTATTTAAGACATTTTTGATGCACAATATTTAAGAAGTTAAGTGAAAAAAGTACAACTAAATTAAAGAAAGTAAAGTACTAGGAAAAAAACATAGATGagaaaaatttgtcaaaaaaaatttgtattAGGACAATTAGAAACGAAATACGCAACATTGGAAAAAAGGAAAGTAGAAGTGTAGAACTACATCGACTCTTTAGTAACAAATCACATACCCACTTGCCACTTGCCACTTGCCACTTGCCACTTGCAATGACTCAGATTTCTATAAACTAAAATACAGTTTGTCACCTGGTATATCATATATTTAAGGATTAAATTTGTTCTCACTACAAAAATGAATAAGATTtcttgtctttttttttttcctttgtcGAGAACAAAGTACCATTTTTGCTTGATAGTAGTACATGTTAATATGTTATTGCTTGAAATGTAGGGATTTGAATTCTAagaaattttcaaatttgattAATAGACAAAATGTTTATGTCAAATCATATGGCGAATAAGATGCGTTAATTCATGATTGTACTCATATCCAAATTCAAGTTCTTATTCAAAAACATATTGAGCTCAAATCCAAAGTCAGtgtattataaatttatactcCCTATAATTGGAtgttatatagtactccctctgtccatgaaaaatagagtGCATTTATCATGTTTGGTTGTtcatgaaaaatagagcacatttaaaaaaaagttttcaacaacttctctcttactttttccattCTCTCTTGTTACTAAGAGCTTCAGcagtggcgcggaattcccaaaaacaccttttgccacgtcatacggacttcccactgcactgccacgtcataaggacttcccactgcacagtggcagacatcccgaaggacttcccacaattaaaaaaaccacaaattcacaaattaaacaatttccggaattaaaatttcgacacaaataggggaaaaaattccatcaaataaaaaagtctgaaaagtacatttcaccaaattaaaaaaaaaacatttcaataatttaaaactacatcaacgacgacccctccattgccatacttcttcaataatatcgttctggagccGAGCATGGGCTTctctttggcgcatgtcggcaaatgcacggactcgatcgacatcgtcatggggtatccccatgcgtacattgctagtggccacgccgtggctggGGGATTCAgacgcatcatgtgttcataatgccctccactaccactaccactaccactaccactaccactaccagccattccagatatataaaagaaatgtagagagagatactcgttaatacaagtggtgcgaatgaaataaagttcaacgggacgtatttatagaaattaaaaaaaaacatttaatgcaataaacgggaattctgcgcggacgtccgtgggagtcaacgcaatggcgaaCGTCCGCGCGgcgtcgcgacggaattccgcgtaaACGCCGCGaaactgcggtgtcctcggcggaattTCGTATCTGTGCATACCATgcataatggcggacgtccgccgcggaATTCCGGCACGCAGATCGGAATTCTGctgggacgggcgccattgctgatgctctaataatatggaccccacttctactaacactatttctctcttactttttcccattttctcttactttttcccttatctcttacttataatatggaccccacattccactaacactacttttctgttacttttttcccttctatcttactttaccaatttcacattatagtgaactacataaatgatacatgatctttcactttcgcacataaatggtacctgattttaattttttatcgtttttggtacctagtgacaaaaataaccttaggtaccaaatatgtgatttttttgttatatgagatatttttggaaattttcaattaaatagtacctaacatgtgatttcttttttcttcattttttatttctttttttcgtctttagtttcttcttctttcttttttcttcatttcttctttctttttagtaatt carries:
- the LOC121780959 gene encoding uncharacterized protein LOC121780959, yielding MATTTTTTTSKYEHERARDMWRRCLASAFRTALACTIVGVATLYGPAYISRHVSFPAFSYVTVILIVTDATLGDTLRGCWLALYATALGVFPAILSLWLIGPGRLTTTTTTTSAVVAVSAFVVALPESTHLVAKRIALGQIVLVYVIAFVIGGRTEPVMHPLHLAASTALGTAACVLALLLPVPCLAYRQVTENCKLYIDNASKRLKLFITAFSADDKASPKMLICQAKSLTKPANKFLHCIKSKEESMQWEREPIKFLKSYKKNPGEPLQGLETILRGMENALENCSEFPVAFMNDDAQLKHDLSCIEEKIMNQVSNMALQNSVLPQPDDDEEQNKFLQTLQPSSLSLNDLPSLFFVFCLKLLHSKPSPNQTKTPKESDKENQPFLVKLWNTKPTLINRGRLMPALKCSLSLGLAVFFGLLYSKENGFWSGLPVAISLASSREATFKVANIKAQGTVFGTVYGVIGCFVFESYVKIRFVSLLPWFIFSSFLRQSRMYGQAGGVSAIIGALLILGRKNFGTPSEFAIARITETFIGLSCSIMVDILLQPTRASALAKVQLSASLRSLHEAVEAVSVEYLSGLEERLRKLRVDVIEFGKLIEEAQAEPNFWFLPFHGACYAKLNVSLLKMVDYLYFGSQALGYFEEECRDLSSKTKVESELKVFKDVVCCGVKCLEEVILVKSVAGLVGEGGVDLEMGRPGRDDEEMIKRAVSIVREGESGEFLSLGALVYCMDGMLKESKEIEKGIKEVVQWEKI